A window of Komagataeibacter medellinensis NBRC 3288 contains these coding sequences:
- a CDS encoding IS5 family transposase — MKQPGFFDVDERLARLSGLGDQLEAFSRTVDFEVFRPDLDRALAYADGSKGGRPPFDPVLMFKILVIQTLNNLSDERTEYLINDRLSFMRFLGLALSDRVPDAKTVWLFRERLTEAGAIQKLFERFDATLRNAGYLPMSGQILDATLVAAPKQRNTNAEKVDLREGRIPQDWQDKPAKLSHKDRHARWTLKFTKAKRQEDGTLPSTDLAIPFFGYKSHIFIDRKFRLIRKWKATDAAASDGARLREGLLDKTNTASSVWADTAYRSKANEDFMDKEGFVSKVHRKKPHLKPMPRHIQRSNAGKSVIRSRVEHVFADQKSQTGLFIRTVGITRATMRIGLANIVYNMRRFLFLERLNAAA, encoded by the coding sequence ATGAAGCAGCCGGGCTTCTTTGATGTGGACGAGCGACTAGCCCGTTTGAGTGGCCTTGGCGATCAGCTCGAAGCGTTTTCTCGGACTGTGGATTTTGAGGTGTTCCGTCCTGATCTGGACAGGGCTCTGGCCTATGCGGACGGAAGTAAAGGTGGCCGTCCCCCGTTTGATCCGGTGCTGATGTTCAAGATCCTGGTGATCCAGACGCTGAACAATCTCTCCGACGAGCGAACGGAGTATCTGATCAACGACCGGCTGTCCTTCATGCGCTTCCTCGGCCTGGCGTTATCGGACCGGGTGCCTGACGCCAAAACGGTCTGGCTGTTCCGTGAACGGCTGACCGAGGCTGGCGCCATCCAGAAGCTGTTCGAGCGCTTTGACGCCACCCTGCGAAACGCCGGGTATCTGCCGATGTCCGGCCAGATCCTGGATGCCACGCTGGTGGCGGCGCCAAAGCAGCGCAATACCAACGCGGAGAAAGTTGATCTTCGGGAAGGCCGCATTCCGCAGGACTGGCAGGACAAGCCTGCCAAGTTGTCCCACAAGGATCGCCATGCGCGATGGACACTGAAGTTCACGAAGGCAAAGCGGCAGGAGGACGGGACGCTCCCGTCCACGGACCTCGCCATTCCGTTCTTTGGCTACAAATCGCATATTTTCATCGATCGAAAGTTTCGACTGATCCGGAAATGGAAAGCGACGGATGCCGCCGCCAGTGATGGTGCCAGGCTGCGCGAGGGCTTGCTCGATAAAACCAATACGGCCTCAAGCGTTTGGGCCGACACCGCGTATCGCTCGAAAGCCAATGAGGACTTCATGGACAAAGAGGGTTTCGTCTCGAAGGTTCACAGGAAAAAGCCGCATCTCAAGCCCATGCCCCGCCATATCCAGCGCTCTAACGCAGGGAAGTCCGTCATCCGATCCCGCGTCGAGCATGTCTTTGCCGATCAGAAATCGCAGACGGGATTGTTCATCCGGACCGTGGGCATTACCCGGGCCACCATGAGGATTGGCTTGGCCAATATCGTCTACAACATGCGCCGCTTCCTCTTCCTCGAGAGGTTGAACGCGGCCGCGTAG